From the Anguilla anguilla isolate fAngAng1 chromosome 8, fAngAng1.pri, whole genome shotgun sequence genome, one window contains:
- the anln gene encoding anillin isoform X4, whose protein sequence is MDPFTEKLLERTRARRENLQKKMADRPTPAGRQMAKRAREPLGETNGLSEMAAAGAPPTTKPSPSKRRCSSENEHPGAGAENREPVVAMPIEPLTDKKPPLGPVTLRPVSSLEREDVVSASSQARHTVRFAPSVEKEAVGPTPSVEKEAVGPTPSVEKEAVGPTPSVEREAIGPAPSMEREAVRPAHSVEREVIRPAPEMDQSRDAGPAPSGMKSRLQRLAAQRQHWDNDAPSDVVDSTHVLLSPMKTHRQEAIAAASVDLAPVSTETPVGRRGRLANLAAVIGSWEDDLAPPGRDNAQAQPGTACVPAPGPAPGPAPAPAATKPSSAPRPAHASQTAPAPHQAPQSPLKSARAGLPEPRCVPQVGAGVSSSPQKIFLSGGPAALHSGRALTGSPQKAGPSPVSASQTPPKSQWPARDRPSPAKPQLSTKPIATATATPLLKGGAGTTGVKSFLERFGERCQERSTKNSPSAPCDGSTSVTSVTPGTRLAQERLRNAQVVTATADLALKQKLERENELAQIRNRFQKANVWKNSDRDAGAKEQHSAEHRIVESPVKEEITAPPVDTRSTASTPSHKEVAHLEQAEFSMEKRSEESGDEDDGEREVHAVAAGEVVREVEMNVDEQNSSEVINQLFEGVLEESKERRAEEEEEEDEGEEQEGEEDALNISSMSLLTPLAETVAAVVKSPEMKLLTSTPAGSFCEKSRTPDSAPRPGRFQRARVLRAAEEEGGPGDEDQNLPYSIDAYRSTRIKETERPHVRQVIVRKEDVTQKGEEPVRPHHINVKQKMKALSNEMNLQQTVIHQASQALNCCTDQEHGKGSQVEAEAERLLLIATERRSALKVELDRLKGEGPAGQRKGSTPFRAQDDVGVSASKGSVTLQELRLPLKADFVCAAANKPESANFYFFVMIRAGAENTVATPLASMRSGLSGDALSFSTTFTLPEVSSDFEIDVEVYCLVQKRELCPDKRKKTNKSKAITPKRLLTSITKSGTQTPVVASPGGPNAVRTSNFTLVGSHKLTLASIGKNKFPLEKVPFLCPLEGQVYLRLQCEVGSCVQERGFLTMFEDVSGFGAWHRRWCVLSGYCISYWTYPNDEKCKNPIGRINLANCTSRKVEPASREFCARPNTFELITVRPQREDDRETLVSRCNNTMCVTKNWLSADTKDERNLWMQKLNQILVDLRMWQPDSCYRPL, encoded by the exons AAGCTTCTGGAACGCACGCGGGCGCGCAGGGAGAACCTACAGAAGAAGATGGCCGACCGACCGACGCCGGCCGGCCGGCAGATGGCCAAGCGAGCGCGCGAGCCGCTGGGGGAGACCAACGGGCTGAGCGAGATGGCGGCCGCCGGCG ccccgcccaccaccaaGCCATCCCCGTCCAAGCGCAGGTGCTCGTCTGAAAACGAGCACCCGGGCGCCGGTGCAGAGAACCGGGAGCCGGTGGTTGCCATGCCAATCGAGCCCCTAACAGACAAGAAGCCCCCACTGGGGCCCGTGACTCTTCGCCCCGTCtcctcactggagagagaggatgttGTCTCCGCCTCCTCACAGGCGCGACACACCGTTCGCTTTGCCCCCTCAGTGGAGAAGGAGGCTGttggccccaccccctcagtgGAGAAGGAGGCTGttggccccaccccctcagtgGAGAAGGAGGCTGttggccccaccccctcagtggagagagaggctattggccccgccccctcaatggagagagaggctgttcgccccgcccactcagtggagagagaggtgaTTCGTCCTGCCCCTGAGATGGACCAAAGCAGAGATgctggccccgccccgtccGGCATGAAGTCCCGTCTGCAGAGACTggctgcacagagacagcactGGGACAATGACG CTCCCTCTGATGTTGTGGACAGCACCCATGTCCTGCTCTCCCCAatgaagacacacagacaggaagcaatCGCAGCTGCCTCTGTCGACCTCGCCCCCGTCTCCACGGAGACGCCTGTGGGGAGGCGCGGCCGGCTGGCCAACCTCGCGGCCGTGATTGGCTCCTGGGAGGACGACCTCGCCCCTCCGGGCCGAGACAATGCACAAGCACAGCCTGGTACCGCCTGTGTCCCTGCTCCGGGCCCCGCTCCGGGCCCCGCTCCGGCCCCCGCCGCCACCAAACCCAGCTCTGCGCCCCGGCCCGCGCACGCCAGCCAGACCGCCCCGGCTCCGCACCAG GCACCCCAGTCTCCCCTGAAGTCAGCCAGGGCGGGCCTACCTGAGCCCCGGTGTGTCCCCCAGGTGGGGGCGGGCGTGTCCTCTAGCCCCCAGAAGATCTTCCTGTCTGGTGGCCCTGctgcactgcattctgggagggCCCTCACTGGCAGTCCCCAGAAGGCGGGTCCCTCACCTGTGTCTGCGTCTCAGACTCCCCCAAAAAGCCAGTGGCCCGCCCGGGACAGGCCCAGCCCCGCCAAGCCTCAGCTCTCCACCAAGCCCATCGCCACAGCGACAGCCACACCTCTGCTAAAAGGAGGAGCGGGAACCACAG GGGTGAAGTCCTTCCTGGAGCGTTTTGGCGAGAGGTGCCAGGAGCGCTCCACCAAAAACTCCCCGTCCGCCCCCTGCGACGGCTCGACCTCTGTGACCTCTGTGACCCCCGGGACGCGGCTGGCGCAGGAACGGCTGCGCAACGCCCAGGTTGTCACAGCAACTGCCGACCTGGCCCTCAAGCAGAAACTG GAGAGGGAGAACGAGCTCGCCCAAATCCGCAACCGGTTCCAGAAGGCCAACGTGTGGAAGAACAGCGACCGAGACGCCGGGGCTAAG GAGCAACATTCAGCCGAGCACAGGATTGTAGAGTCCCCGGTTAAGGAGGAAATCACAGCGCCACCTGTGGACACAAGGAGCACTGCTTCTACACCCAGTCATAAAG aagtAGCTCACCTGGAGCAAGCTGAGTTTTCAATGGAGAAGAGGTCTGAAGAATCtggtgatgaggatgatggggagagagaggtgcatGCTG TTGCAGCGGGCGAGGTTGTGCGTGAGGTTGAGATGAACGTGGATGAGCAGAACAGTTCTGAGGTCATTAACCAGCTGTTTGAAGGAGTCCTGGAGGAGAGCAAGGAACGGagggctgaggaggaggaggaagaggatgaaggtgaggagcaggagggtGAAGAAGATGCCCTGAACATCTCCTCCATGTCCCTCCTTACTCCCCTGGCTGAAACCGTTGCTGCTGTGGTGAAGAGCCCAGAGATGAAGCTGCTG ACCTCCACCCCCGCCGGCTCCTTCTGTGAGAAGAGCCGCACCCCCGACAGCGCACCCCGCCCTGGAAGGTTCCAGAGAGCCCGCGTTCTCCGTGCTGCTGAGGAAGAGGGGGGCCCAGGCGATGAGGACCAAAACCTACCCTACAG CATCGACGCATACAGGTCCACCAGGATTAAGGAGACGGAGAGGCCGCATGTGCGTCAGGTGATCGTGCGGAAAGAGGACGTGACtcagaagggggaggagcctgtgcGGCCACATCACATCAACGTCAAGCAGAAGATGAAG GCGCTGAGCAATGAGATGAACCTGCAGCAGACGGTGATTCACCAGGCCAGCCAGGCCCTCAACTGCTGCACTGACCAGGAGCATGGCAAGGGCTCACAGGTGGAGGCCGAGGCAGAGAGACTGCTGCTCATAGCCA CCGAGAGGAGATCTGCTCTGAAGGTGGAGCTTGACCGCCTGAAAGGGGAGGGCCCGGCTGGTCAGAGGAAAGGCTCCACCCCCTTCAGAGCTCAGGATGATGTCGGAGTCTCCGCCTCCAAGGGTTCAGTGACCCTGCAggagctccgcctccctctGAAAGCAGACTTTGTTTGTGCCGCTGCCAACAAACCAG AATCGGCCAACTTCTACTTCTTTGTCATGATCCGGGCTGGAGCAGAGAACACCGTGGCAACACCGCTTGCGAGCATGAGGAGTGGGCTAAGTGGTGATGCACTGAGCTTTTCCACCACATTCACCCT CCCAGAGGTGTCCAGCGACTTTGAGATCGACGTGGAGGTTTATTGCCTG GTCCAGAAGAGGGAGCTCTGCCCTGACAAGAGAAAGAAAACCAACAAATCAAAG GCCATCACTCCCAAAAGACTCCTCACCTCCATCACG aaGAGCGGGACTCAGACTCCAG TGGTGGCCAGCCCCGGGGGACCCAACGCTGTCCGCACCAGTAACTTCACCCTGGTTGGGTCCCACAAGCTCACCCTGGCCTCCATCGGCAAGAACAAGTTCCCCCTGGAGAAG GTGCCCTTCCTGTGCCCCCTGGAGGGACAGGTGTACCTGcggctgcagtgtgaggtgggGTCCTGCGTGCAGGAGAGGGGCTTCCTG ACCATGTTTGAGGACGTTAGCGGCTTTGGCGCTTGGCACAGGAGGTGGTGTGTGCTGTCTGGCTACTGCATCTCCTACTGGACCTACCCCAACGATGAGAAATGCAAG AACCCCATTGGCCGGATCAACCTGGCCAATTGCACGAGCCGGAAGGTGGAGCCAGCCAGCCGGGAATTCTGCGCGCGCCCGAACACCTTTGAGCTGATCACCGTCCGGCCGCAAAGAGAGGACGACAGGGAGACGCTGGTCAGCCGCTGCAACAACACCATGTGTGTCACCAA GAACTGGCTTAGCGCCGACACCAAGGACGAGAGGAACCTGTGGATGCAGAAACTCAACCAGATCCTGGTGGACCTGCGCATGTGGCAGCCGGACTCCTGCTACCGGCCCCTGTGa